Proteins found in one Maridesulfovibrio sp. genomic segment:
- a CDS encoding ABC transporter ATP-binding protein, protein MAELHLHDVSVRFGGLQALAEVNFSLMPGEIMGLIGPNGAGKTTIFNVITGVYSASGGHVEYNGENLTGLKPYQVLHKGIARTFQNIRLFQNMTALENVMVAQHSRSSCGIFGAIFRTPAQKKEEQRIKAKAMEELRFAELEDYADEVASSLPYGHQRRLEIARALASEPSSILLDEPAAGLNPAESAELMETIRKISERGINVLMVEHDMKVVMGICQRLVVLDHGVMIAKGNPEEIQKNPAVIEAYLGN, encoded by the coding sequence ATGGCAGAACTTCATTTACACGACGTGAGCGTCCGCTTTGGTGGGCTGCAGGCTTTGGCAGAGGTTAACTTCTCTCTCATGCCGGGGGAAATTATGGGGCTTATCGGCCCTAATGGCGCAGGTAAGACCACAATCTTTAACGTGATAACCGGGGTCTATTCAGCTTCCGGGGGACACGTGGAGTACAATGGTGAGAATCTCACCGGGCTTAAGCCGTATCAGGTACTTCATAAAGGTATCGCCAGAACTTTTCAGAATATCCGTCTTTTCCAGAACATGACAGCTCTTGAAAACGTAATGGTTGCCCAGCATTCCCGCTCTTCGTGCGGGATCTTCGGCGCCATTTTTCGCACTCCCGCTCAGAAGAAGGAAGAGCAGCGTATCAAGGCGAAAGCCATGGAAGAGCTCCGTTTCGCGGAGTTGGAAGACTATGCTGACGAGGTTGCGTCCAGTCTTCCATACGGGCATCAAAGGCGACTCGAAATTGCGAGGGCACTGGCTTCAGAACCTAGTTCCATTCTCCTTGATGAACCCGCTGCCGGCCTTAACCCGGCTGAAAGTGCCGAGCTGATGGAAACAATCCGCAAAATTTCCGAAAGGGGTATCAACGTACTTATGGTGGAACATGACATGAAGGTTGTCATGGGTATCTGCCAGCGTCTGGTGGTCCTTGATCACGGAGTGATGATTGCAAAGGGTAACCCTGAAGAAATTCAGAAAAATCCTGCTGTAATTGAGGCATATCTGGGTAACTAA
- the qmoC gene encoding quinone-interacting membrane-bound oxidoreductase complex subunit QmoC: MDKDIRIKPDLKFIKELQEVGGESLKKCYQCATCSVACPLSPADNPYPRKEMVWAQWGLKDKLVNDIDIWLCHNCGQCSDLCPRGARPADLLAALRNMAYQKMVTPSIFGKWMASPKHLPKLIAIPAAIYMVIWFIMAGVRGSFFPLKDGEIVYGHLFPGDFTIDPIFMIAFGFMAWTFYKGVKNLIASFKDQPKVFAVGDKSEKPSLLECFIDVCKNELLTHSKWKECGETDEADEQKFNGHRFIMLAFICLMVVTGVVAVTHWGGKIIPFLGHIGHTPMPLWHPVKILANVGAVLLVYSLVLLTKRRLNQDQSVHGSSYYDWYLLGLIWTIAGTGVMCELLRLLGVAVLAYPMYYVHLIAVFMMFVYLPWSKLGHLVYRTAALTYARYIGRLPMPVREEKTFTL, translated from the coding sequence ATGGATAAAGATATTCGCATTAAACCGGATCTGAAGTTCATCAAAGAACTGCAGGAAGTCGGTGGCGAAAGCCTGAAGAAGTGCTATCAGTGCGCAACCTGCTCTGTAGCATGTCCCCTGTCGCCTGCTGATAATCCTTACCCGCGTAAGGAAATGGTTTGGGCTCAGTGGGGCCTCAAAGATAAACTCGTTAACGACATTGATATATGGTTGTGTCACAACTGCGGTCAGTGCTCAGACCTGTGCCCCCGTGGCGCTCGTCCAGCAGACTTGCTCGCAGCACTGCGTAACATGGCCTATCAGAAGATGGTAACCCCCTCCATTTTCGGTAAATGGATGGCTTCTCCCAAGCACTTGCCCAAGCTTATTGCTATTCCGGCAGCGATCTATATGGTCATCTGGTTTATCATGGCGGGAGTGCGCGGTTCCTTCTTCCCTCTTAAAGATGGTGAAATTGTCTACGGACATCTGTTCCCCGGCGATTTTACTATTGACCCGATCTTCATGATTGCCTTCGGCTTTATGGCTTGGACCTTCTATAAAGGAGTGAAGAACCTTATTGCATCATTTAAAGATCAACCGAAGGTATTTGCTGTAGGTGACAAATCTGAAAAGCCCAGCCTGCTTGAGTGTTTCATTGACGTTTGCAAAAACGAACTGCTGACTCACTCAAAGTGGAAAGAATGTGGCGAAACAGACGAAGCTGATGAACAGAAGTTCAACGGTCACCGCTTCATCATGCTCGCTTTCATCTGCCTGATGGTGGTAACTGGTGTGGTTGCTGTAACTCACTGGGGTGGAAAAATTATTCCTTTCCTCGGTCATATAGGACACACTCCCATGCCGCTGTGGCACCCGGTCAAGATTCTTGCTAACGTTGGCGCAGTACTGCTGGTTTATTCTCTGGTACTGCTCACCAAACGTCGTTTGAATCAGGACCAGTCCGTACACGGTTCCAGCTATTATGACTGGTACCTGCTCGGTCTGATCTGGACTATCGCCGGTACCGGCGTAATGTGCGAACTCCTGCGTCTTCTCGGCGTCGCAGTTCTCGCATATCCCATGTACTACGTGCACTTGATCGCCGTATTCATGATGTTTGTCTATCTGCCCTGGTCCAAGCTTGGACACCTTGTCTACAGGACCGCAGCTTTAACTTATGCAAGATACATCGGCCGTCTGCCCATGCCGGTCCGTGAAGAAAAGACTTTTACTCTGTAA
- a CDS encoding hydrogenase iron-sulfur subunit, whose protein sequence is MPEKIGVYFDQASVSPYLNAEEMAEFVGRVYANDCSVVKVHPRLNSEEGRKLIQEDIDAGNVDAVCICGTSPRVDWDIFDFDNVAVERVNLREQCIKVFRNPDGTMPDPNGEVPELLKIMANEYVKMGVTKLLKTNERESQAFDATKVVMVMGGGFTGLTAALYAAKTNHDVILVEKEANLGGKAAGMYKTFPLSYPYTEAHETGIDALISEVQSNSRIKVLTSSQLEALEGAPGKYTAKVKVGGNVEEMAVGACVLATGWVPQDTKYVEPMGYGSSRVVTAAEFEAMVKQGKMTAKSVAFVLDTRLSEKQFAAEEEAYANRSDEQIAADDAAAAEAAEGEEEEDFVYEDMESYKHLPYSSELNSLVALKQANYVREKNEDAIAYIIYDHMMVPGVNERYYRAAQDNPGVMLTKGSVTSIKEEGAGMVISAKNTLLGENIEIEAELVVVPTGMVPTTAHDPTINLVYRQGPAFPDLKQFDGYADSNYICFPYETRRTGIYAAGCVRQPMSMGLAREDAAGAVLKAVQCINSANHGVSVHPRSGDNTYPVFNFMRCTQCKRCTEECPFGALDDDEKGTPMPNPSRCRRCGTCMGACPERVIGFDNYNIDMIGSMIKQVDVPDDMEVGGPRFIVLACENDAYPALDMAAMRGKGWSPYVRVVPVRCLGSVNTIWIADAMSKGVDGVLLLGCKYGEDYQCHFVKGSELCNRRMENVADSLNRLGVEPERVVQAELAIDEYDKVPDMIDNFVNEMIKIGPNPFKGY, encoded by the coding sequence ATGCCCGAAAAAATCGGTGTTTATTTCGACCAAGCGAGCGTATCTCCTTACCTGAACGCTGAAGAAATGGCTGAATTTGTTGGTCGCGTTTACGCGAACGACTGTTCCGTCGTAAAGGTGCACCCGCGTCTTAACAGCGAGGAAGGAAGAAAGCTCATTCAGGAAGATATCGACGCTGGCAACGTTGACGCAGTATGTATCTGCGGCACTAGCCCCCGCGTTGACTGGGATATTTTCGACTTTGACAATGTTGCAGTCGAACGAGTCAACTTGCGTGAACAGTGCATCAAGGTTTTCAGGAATCCCGACGGCACCATGCCAGATCCTAACGGCGAAGTTCCTGAGCTCCTCAAAATAATGGCAAACGAATACGTCAAGATGGGCGTAACCAAACTGCTCAAAACAAATGAGCGGGAATCCCAGGCCTTTGACGCTACTAAAGTCGTTATGGTTATGGGTGGCGGTTTCACCGGTCTTACCGCAGCTCTTTACGCTGCCAAGACCAATCACGACGTAATTTTGGTGGAAAAGGAAGCCAACCTCGGTGGTAAGGCTGCCGGAATGTATAAAACATTTCCCCTTTCCTACCCCTACACTGAAGCACATGAAACCGGAATTGACGCGCTGATCTCTGAAGTTCAGTCCAATTCCAGAATCAAAGTGCTGACCTCCTCACAGCTTGAGGCTCTCGAAGGCGCTCCCGGTAAATATACTGCTAAAGTTAAAGTCGGTGGCAATGTTGAAGAGATGGCTGTGGGTGCTTGTGTTCTGGCAACCGGTTGGGTTCCCCAGGATACTAAATATGTAGAGCCCATGGGCTACGGTTCTTCCAGAGTTGTGACTGCTGCTGAATTTGAAGCTATGGTCAAGCAAGGCAAAATGACTGCAAAGTCCGTTGCTTTCGTTCTTGATACCCGCCTCAGCGAAAAGCAGTTTGCTGCTGAAGAAGAAGCATACGCTAATCGCTCTGATGAGCAGATTGCAGCTGACGATGCAGCCGCTGCCGAAGCTGCTGAAGGTGAAGAAGAAGAGGATTTCGTCTACGAAGACATGGAATCCTACAAACATCTTCCTTACAGCTCTGAGCTTAACAGCCTTGTTGCTCTTAAACAGGCTAACTACGTACGCGAAAAGAATGAAGACGCTATTGCCTACATCATCTATGATCACATGATGGTGCCTGGTGTTAACGAGCGTTACTATCGCGCAGCACAGGATAATCCCGGTGTTATGCTGACCAAGGGTTCCGTTACTTCCATCAAGGAAGAGGGCGCCGGAATGGTCATCTCCGCCAAAAATACCCTGCTGGGCGAAAATATTGAAATCGAAGCTGAACTGGTCGTTGTTCCTACCGGTATGGTTCCCACCACCGCGCATGATCCGACCATCAACCTCGTTTACAGACAGGGTCCCGCATTCCCCGATCTCAAGCAGTTCGACGGTTATGCAGACTCCAACTACATCTGCTTCCCCTACGAAACACGCCGTACCGGTATCTATGCCGCCGGTTGTGTGCGTCAGCCCATGTCTATGGGACTGGCCCGTGAGGATGCAGCCGGTGCTGTACTGAAAGCGGTTCAGTGTATTAACTCTGCTAACCACGGCGTTTCTGTACATCCCCGTTCCGGTGATAACACCTATCCTGTTTTCAATTTCATGCGCTGCACACAGTGTAAGCGTTGTACCGAAGAATGTCCTTTCGGCGCACTTGATGATGATGAAAAAGGAACACCAATGCCGAATCCGTCTCGTTGCCGCCGTTGCGGTACCTGTATGGGTGCCTGCCCTGAGCGCGTAATCGGATTCGACAACTATAATATCGATATGATCGGCTCCATGATTAAACAGGTTGATGTACCTGATGATATGGAAGTCGGTGGTCCCCGCTTTATCGTATTGGCCTGCGAAAACGATGCCTACCCGGCACTCGATATGGCAGCAATGCGCGGTAAAGGCTGGTCCCCCTATGTTCGTGTCGTTCCTGTCCGTTGCCTCGGCTCTGTAAACACCATCTGGATTGCTGATGCAATGTCAAAAGGTGTTGATGGAGTTCTTCTGCTCGGTTGTAAATACGGCGAAGACTACCAGTGCCACTTTGTTAAGGGTTCTGAGCTTTGTAACCGCCGCATGGAAAACGTCGCTGATTCTCTGAACAGACTTGGCGTTGAACCCGAGCGTGTTGTTCAGGCTGAGCTTGCCATCGATGAATACGACAAAGTTCCCGATATGATCGATAACTTTGTTAATGAGATGATCAAGATCGGTCCTAACCCGTTCAAGGGCTACTAG
- a CDS encoding FAD-dependent oxidoreductase, whose amino-acid sequence MSNSILVVGGGFSGITAALEAAEVGHEVFIVEKAPYLGGRVMQLNKYFPKLCPPSCGLEIQFQRIKNNKNVKFFTLAEVESISGSKGNYDVKVRIKPRYVGPGSVDLTEVIEKLSNDISDEFEFKLCDRKALYTDVPFAFPARYVLEKENCTDDDLKLLEGVDVIDLKDEEKVITLNVGSIVYATGWKPYDVTKLSNLGAGTVKNCISNMAMERLAAPSGPTDGKIVRPSDGAQPKNIAFVQCAGSRDENHLNFCSYICCMASLKQAAYVRDQFPDAKVTIYYIDLRTPGRYDKFAKRILSDDKINAVKGKVAEVIEESGSGNVLVTVEDAETGIKAQNEHDLVVLATGMQPSLAGTPVPSGVQIDDQGFIVGGEEQGIFAAGCAKQPLDVMKTAQSGTAAALKAIQTVIGR is encoded by the coding sequence ATGTCAAATAGCATACTTGTTGTAGGCGGCGGGTTCAGCGGTATTACTGCTGCTCTCGAAGCCGCTGAAGTAGGCCATGAAGTCTTCATCGTAGAGAAGGCGCCGTATCTGGGTGGCCGGGTGATGCAGCTGAATAAATATTTTCCGAAGCTGTGTCCTCCTTCCTGCGGATTGGAGATTCAGTTTCAGAGAATCAAAAACAATAAGAACGTAAAGTTCTTTACCTTGGCTGAAGTGGAATCCATCAGCGGTTCCAAAGGCAATTATGACGTCAAGGTCCGTATCAAGCCCAGATATGTAGGTCCCGGAAGTGTTGATCTTACCGAAGTCATTGAGAAACTGTCTAACGACATCAGTGATGAATTCGAGTTCAAGCTCTGCGACCGCAAGGCTCTTTATACTGACGTACCTTTTGCTTTCCCCGCAAGGTATGTTTTAGAAAAAGAAAATTGCACTGATGATGACCTCAAACTCCTCGAAGGTGTCGATGTTATCGACCTTAAAGATGAGGAAAAGGTCATTACTCTCAACGTAGGTTCCATCGTCTACGCTACCGGCTGGAAGCCTTACGATGTTACCAAACTTTCCAACCTCGGTGCAGGTACCGTAAAGAACTGTATTTCCAACATGGCGATGGAAAGACTTGCAGCTCCCAGCGGACCTACCGATGGTAAGATTGTGCGCCCCTCTGACGGTGCACAGCCCAAAAACATCGCATTCGTACAGTGTGCGGGTTCCCGCGATGAAAATCACCTCAACTTCTGTTCCTACATCTGCTGCATGGCTTCCCTGAAGCAGGCTGCATATGTTCGTGATCAGTTCCCTGATGCAAAGGTCACCATTTACTACATCGACCTGCGTACTCCGGGCCGTTACGATAAGTTTGCCAAACGCATTCTTTCCGATGACAAGATCAATGCCGTTAAAGGTAAGGTCGCTGAAGTTATCGAAGAATCCGGTTCCGGCAACGTTCTCGTCACAGTTGAGGATGCTGAAACCGGTATCAAGGCCCAGAACGAGCATGATCTCGTAGTGCTTGCCACCGGTATGCAGCCCAGTCTTGCTGGTACCCCGGTTCCTTCCGGCGTACAGATTGACGATCAGGGCTTTATTGTCGGCGGTGAAGAACAAGGCATTTTCGCTGCCGGGTGTGCAAAGCAGCCTCTGGATGTCATGAAGACAGCCCAGTCAGGTACTGCTGCCGCTCTCAAAGCGATCCAAACGGTGATAGGGAGGTAA